Proteins encoded within one genomic window of Bradyrhizobium sp. 186:
- a CDS encoding sterol desaturase family protein, with amino-acid sequence MDELFGLSRFVLTLLIFVPIERLFAARPQKIFRRGLLTDMAFQFLNGWLIIVGVIAVVTMAIVVNQSILPSVVKQAIDGLPYLVQFVLVILIGDLGVYWTHRILHAVPAMWHIHAVHHAVEELDWLAAVHQHPLDVVFMKAGSLFPLFALGFSSEAIGTYILVYYWQAYLVHANVRLNYGPLRYILVSPEFHHWHHSSEMEARDKNFAGMFSFYDLLFGSVYLPKGQKPKTFGVDRAMPSGYLALLAHPFLEWKSRQRCGDPVGPEIEEDLNSDIKPARLLSSNDRDRLTQ; translated from the coding sequence ATGGACGAGCTTTTTGGACTCAGTAGATTTGTGCTGACGCTTTTGATCTTCGTTCCGATCGAGCGACTATTTGCTGCGAGGCCTCAGAAGATTTTCAGACGTGGCCTGCTAACCGATATGGCCTTCCAGTTTCTCAACGGATGGCTGATCATCGTCGGCGTGATCGCTGTCGTCACGATGGCCATTGTGGTCAATCAATCGATACTGCCGTCAGTAGTAAAGCAGGCGATCGACGGTCTTCCTTATTTGGTCCAATTCGTCTTGGTGATCCTGATCGGCGATCTCGGGGTCTACTGGACTCACCGCATCCTGCACGCCGTGCCCGCCATGTGGCACATCCATGCCGTTCATCACGCTGTCGAAGAACTGGACTGGCTGGCTGCGGTGCATCAGCACCCGCTGGACGTTGTATTCATGAAGGCTGGCTCGCTGTTTCCGCTCTTCGCGCTCGGCTTCTCCTCAGAAGCAATCGGGACTTACATCCTGGTCTATTACTGGCAGGCCTATCTCGTTCATGCCAACGTGCGCTTGAACTACGGCCCTCTGCGCTACATTCTGGTTTCGCCGGAATTTCATCATTGGCACCACAGCAGCGAGATGGAAGCCAGAGACAAGAACTTTGCCGGTATGTTCTCGTTCTATGATTTGCTGTTTGGAAGTGTCTACCTTCCGAAGGGGCAGAAGCCGAAGACATTTGGCGTCGATCGTGCGATGCCGTCAGGATATTTGGCACTTTTGGCGCACCCGTTTCTCGAATGGAAATCGAGGCAAAGATGCGGCGATCCGGTAGGACCGGAAATAGAGGAAGACCTTAACTCTGACATCAAGCCTGCGCGCCTTCTCAGCTCCAATGACCGCGACCGCTTGACCCAGTAG
- a CDS encoding DUF5658 family protein, producing the protein MKVWIYTNTGKNVGDPQHLKVFATKEAAQPWFRQNDPEGVAFAYEIILGRGYLAKTLLVLSVLLLGIADLFTTNMILNLGLGELNPFMHIAQTLLGPWWLIPKLGLTYFMMWLLWRSNNPYNIALVVAFCCTPVLNNLLIIASSH; encoded by the coding sequence ATGAAAGTCTGGATATATACGAATACGGGCAAGAACGTTGGCGACCCACAGCACCTGAAGGTCTTTGCGACTAAGGAGGCCGCGCAGCCTTGGTTTAGGCAGAACGACCCTGAGGGCGTCGCATTCGCTTACGAGATCATCTTGGGCCGCGGTTACTTGGCTAAGACGCTCCTGGTGCTCTCCGTCCTCCTGCTTGGGATCGCCGATCTATTCACCACCAACATGATCCTCAATCTTGGCCTCGGCGAGTTGAACCCGTTCATGCATATTGCTCAGACGTTGCTAGGTCCTTGGTGGCTTATCCCGAAGCTCGGTTTGACCTATTTCATGATGTGGCTGCTTTGGCGAAGCAATAATCCTTACAACATCGCTCTCGTGGTGGCTTTCTGCTGTACGCCTGTACTGAACAATCTACTCATCATCGCAAGTTCACATTGA
- a CDS encoding DUF5658 family protein, with translation MSRVKALLLVFCLLLGCADLVTTNVILDLGMGELNPFMRLAQTWLGVWWLVPKLSLTLLVTWLLWRSKNVYNVALVVAFCSTPVLNNLILITAGTS, from the coding sequence ATGAGCCGGGTTAAAGCGCTCCTGTTGGTCTTCTGCTTGTTACTGGGTTGCGCCGACCTCGTAACGACGAACGTGATCCTAGACCTCGGAATGGGCGAGCTGAACCCGTTCATGAGGCTGGCTCAGACCTGGCTCGGCGTGTGGTGGCTTGTTCCCAAGCTCAGTTTAACGCTTCTCGTGACGTGGCTGCTTTGGCGCAGCAAGAACGTTTACAATGTGGCTCTTGTAGTGGCTTTCTGCTCCACCCCCGTACTAAACAACCTCATCCTTATCACCGCCGGCACGAGCTGA
- the tnpB gene encoding IS66 family insertion sequence element accessory protein TnpB (TnpB, as the term is used for proteins encoded by IS66 family insertion elements, is considered an accessory protein, since TnpC, encoded by a neighboring gene, is a DDE family transposase.) codes for MIPIPSGVRVWLATGHTDMRRGFPSLALQVQEVLKHDPLGGHLFCFRGRRSDLIKIIWHDSQGACLFTKRLERGRFIWPSAAGEAVTISPAQLSYLLSGIDWRNPQETLRPTRVG; via the coding sequence ATGATTCCGATCCCCTCTGGCGTGCGGGTATGGCTGGCGACGGGCCATACCGATATGCGGCGCGGCTTTCCGAGCCTGGCTTTGCAGGTGCAGGAGGTCTTGAAGCATGACCCACTGGGGGGTCATTTGTTTTGCTTCAGGGGGCGCCGTTCAGATCTGATAAAAATCATCTGGCACGATTCTCAGGGAGCGTGCCTGTTTACAAAAAGACTCGAAAGAGGAAGATTCATCTGGCCTTCGGCTGCCGGTGAAGCCGTGACGATCTCTCCGGCGCAGCTTTCTTACCTGCTATCTGGGATCGACTGGCGGAATCCTCAAGAAACTTTGCGTCCAACGCGAGTTGGATAG
- a CDS encoding transposase, producing MGQISVLTGPERRRRWSEDERCRIVAEAFAPGSCVAQVARDHDISTGLIYTWRRRLRQDLADQGFVEAAMEAEPIKEAAPSGEVIVVELTGSGRIRICGSAPPLLVSAVLKALR from the coding sequence ATGGGTCAGATTTCGGTGCTGACGGGGCCGGAACGCCGGCGGCGTTGGAGCGAGGATGAGCGGTGCCGGATCGTTGCGGAGGCCTTTGCGCCGGGATCGTGTGTGGCGCAGGTTGCGCGGGATCACGATATTTCAACGGGGCTGATTTACACCTGGCGGCGTCGGCTTCGCCAGGACCTTGCTGACCAGGGCTTTGTGGAAGCGGCGATGGAAGCGGAGCCGATCAAGGAAGCGGCACCGTCCGGTGAAGTGATCGTGGTGGAATTGACGGGGAGCGGACGGATCAGGATTTGCGGGTCGGCGCCGCCCTTGCTGGTGTCGGCGGTGTTGAAGGCGCTGCGATGA
- a CDS encoding sterol desaturase family protein yields the protein MSGEIADAARLAAIYLGVIYGTRLLETWWPIAPVPGPEFRDDWLAVIVSIGLENLLGPIAAICAGTIASFTGLGWIALPTDGYWWYASLALVVVALDLYKYTFHRLQHAIPFLWAMHSFHHSANALTFITAGRHFWLERVLSDAFLPILAILFRIPADMALVAGLIFFVPDTCAHLNLRIPLGRFVTWINNPQWHRIHHSVLMEHRDKNFAAFFPLWDFLFGTAWVPKPDEYPATGLVPAERVDIINSVIWPVRHLRHQESKNDLG from the coding sequence ATGTCGGGTGAGATCGCAGACGCCGCTCGTCTTGCGGCAATATATTTAGGTGTCATCTACGGTACTCGTCTCTTGGAGACATGGTGGCCCATTGCGCCCGTTCCGGGTCCCGAGTTTCGCGATGATTGGTTAGCCGTTATCGTGAGCATCGGATTGGAAAACCTGCTCGGTCCGATCGCGGCAATATGCGCAGGTACGATCGCGAGCTTCACCGGGCTTGGCTGGATTGCACTACCGACTGATGGTTATTGGTGGTACGCCTCCCTCGCACTCGTAGTGGTTGCTCTCGATCTCTACAAGTACACGTTCCATCGTCTTCAACATGCAATTCCCTTCCTTTGGGCTATGCACTCGTTTCACCACAGCGCGAATGCCCTTACGTTCATCACTGCTGGCCGGCATTTTTGGCTGGAGAGGGTCCTTTCCGACGCCTTTCTTCCAATTTTGGCGATCTTGTTTCGGATCCCAGCGGATATGGCATTGGTCGCTGGATTGATCTTCTTTGTCCCCGACACTTGTGCTCATCTAAACCTCCGCATCCCGCTCGGTCGGTTCGTGACATGGATTAACAACCCGCAATGGCACAGGATCCATCACTCGGTCCTGATGGAGCATCGAGACAAGAACTTTGCCGCTTTTTTTCCGCTTTGGGACTTTCTATTTGGCACGGCGTGGGTGCCGAAACCAGACGAGTATCCCGCAACAGGACTTGTGCCTGCTGAACGAGTGGACATCATCAACAGTGTGATCTGGCCGGTCCGGCATCTGCGGCATCAAGAGTCCAAGAATGACTTGGGCTGA
- a CDS encoding acyltransferase: MSNLALKFTLQRNRSEPLDALRGLAISLVIARHYFGFKYGMLGVDLFFVLSGFLIGGILLDSREQPGYFSSFYGRRAFRILPLYWLLLVLLPPDHWGYYLLFVQAVPWLQFGFPQSDLTFVTWTLAIEEQFYLILPILIYWLPQQWLVRVLWGGILLAPVWRWLFHSYLPDQSWQFLLPGRLDELFGGVLLACFARGYCRSAIAWAMLACVPPLCDVAYAATVEAFAFLSVTAFVCCAIVWLGANIERPQLLRPLVWPGRRCYSLYLFHMVVYDVFFDLGRPLSGLVALPIVCVLAEISWRLIEAPLINYARRSFARVETTPLGCVG; this comes from the coding sequence ATGAGTAATTTGGCATTGAAATTCACTCTTCAGCGAAATCGCTCTGAGCCGCTTGACGCGCTCCGCGGCTTGGCCATTTCACTTGTCATCGCCCGCCACTACTTCGGCTTCAAGTATGGCATGCTTGGCGTCGACCTGTTCTTTGTTCTCAGTGGCTTTCTGATTGGCGGCATTTTGCTCGATAGCCGTGAACAGCCCGGCTACTTTTCGTCGTTCTACGGCCGACGAGCGTTCCGGATCCTGCCATTGTACTGGCTGCTGCTGGTGCTCCTGCCGCCTGATCATTGGGGCTACTATCTGCTCTTCGTGCAAGCCGTGCCTTGGTTACAGTTCGGCTTTCCTCAATCCGATCTAACATTCGTCACCTGGACGCTGGCCATAGAGGAACAATTCTATCTGATCCTGCCGATCTTGATTTACTGGCTACCGCAGCAATGGTTAGTCCGGGTTCTATGGGGCGGGATTCTGCTTGCGCCGGTCTGGCGCTGGCTGTTCCACTCCTATTTGCCGGATCAATCGTGGCAGTTTTTGCTTCCGGGACGCTTGGATGAATTGTTCGGCGGCGTCCTGCTCGCCTGTTTCGCGCGCGGCTATTGCCGTTCCGCTATCGCGTGGGCAATGTTGGCTTGTGTGCCACCGCTTTGCGATGTGGCGTATGCCGCAACAGTTGAAGCGTTCGCCTTTCTTTCGGTAACAGCGTTCGTATGCTGTGCCATCGTTTGGCTGGGCGCCAATATCGAGCGGCCCCAGTTGCTTCGTCCGCTCGTCTGGCCGGGACGCCGATGCTATTCGCTCTACTTATTTCATATGGTCGTTTACGACGTATTCTTTGACCTCGGCCGGCCGCTTTCTGGCCTCGTTGCACTTCCAATTGTGTGCGTCCTCGCAGAAATAAGCTGGCGCCTTATTGAGGCGCCTTTAATCAACTACGCAAGAAGAAGTTTTGCCAGAGTCGAAACGACTCCCCTGGGCTGCGTAGGTTGA
- a CDS encoding IS66 family transposase: MSLKPDDLPSDLASAQAALLIEREALRAERDARLRVEVERDAAAAKVSRIQAEAINWQAEAANARAKLSDNEALIAHLELRIEKLKRELYGPRSERTARLIEQLELELEELVTTASEDELAAQAAAAKAQSVRAFTRKRPVRKPWPDDIERERVVIEAPTSCACCGGSRLAKIGEDVTKTLEEIPRRFKLIETVREKFTCRDCEKISQPPAPFHATPRGFIGPQLLATILFDKFGMHIPLNRQSARFKAEGIDLPLSTLADQVGHGTFAVMPLFHLIERHVLAAERLHGDDTTIRILAKGKCTTGRIWTYVRDDRPFAGPAPPAAVYYASSDRRGEHPQKHLAAFAGILQADCYNGFEPLFDPQKKAMPITPAFCLAHARRGFFELADIEKNAREGKKGKPVSPIALEAVRRLDALFEIERAINGCGADERRAVRQEKSKPLLEDMHAWLLRERETLSRSSEVLKPMNYMLRRWDDFARFLDDGRICLTNNCAERALRGIALGRRNWTFAGSQRGADRAAIMLTMITTCRLNDVDPKAWLADVLARIADLPASRLHELLPWEWKLLRQADKPAGQQAA; this comes from the coding sequence ATGAGTTTGAAGCCGGATGACCTTCCTTCGGATCTCGCCAGCGCCCAGGCGGCGCTGTTGATCGAACGTGAGGCGTTGCGGGCTGAACGCGACGCGCGGCTGAGGGTCGAGGTCGAACGCGATGCGGCCGCGGCGAAGGTCAGCCGGATACAGGCCGAAGCCATCAATTGGCAAGCCGAAGCGGCCAACGCGCGGGCGAAGCTGTCGGACAATGAGGCGCTGATCGCGCATCTCGAGCTGCGGATCGAGAAGCTCAAACGCGAACTGTACGGGCCGCGTTCCGAGCGCACGGCGCGGCTGATCGAGCAGTTGGAATTGGAACTTGAAGAACTCGTCACCACGGCGAGCGAGGATGAGCTCGCCGCGCAGGCCGCGGCGGCAAAGGCGCAGAGCGTACGCGCCTTCACGCGCAAGCGGCCGGTGCGCAAGCCATGGCCGGATGACATCGAACGCGAGCGCGTCGTCATTGAGGCTCCAACGAGCTGCGCCTGCTGCGGTGGATCGCGGCTGGCGAAGATCGGTGAGGATGTGACCAAGACGCTGGAGGAGATCCCGCGCCGCTTCAAGCTGATCGAGACGGTACGCGAGAAGTTCACCTGCCGCGATTGCGAGAAGATCAGCCAGCCGCCCGCGCCGTTCCATGCCACGCCGCGCGGCTTCATCGGCCCACAATTGCTGGCGACGATCCTGTTCGACAAGTTCGGCATGCATATCCCGCTCAACCGCCAGAGCGCGCGCTTTAAGGCCGAGGGGATCGACCTGCCGTTGTCGACCCTGGCCGACCAGGTCGGCCACGGGACCTTTGCCGTCATGCCGCTCTTCCACTTGATCGAACGCCATGTACTCGCGGCCGAGCGCCTGCATGGCGACGACACCACCATCCGTATCCTGGCGAAGGGCAAGTGCACGACCGGGCGGATCTGGACTTATGTGCGGGATGACCGGCCCTTCGCCGGGCCTGCGCCGCCGGCGGCGGTCTATTACGCCTCGAGCGACCGACGAGGCGAGCACCCCCAGAAGCATCTGGCCGCCTTCGCCGGTATCCTGCAAGCCGATTGCTACAACGGCTTCGAGCCGCTGTTCGACCCGCAAAAGAAAGCGATGCCGATCACACCGGCGTTTTGCCTGGCCCATGCGCGGCGGGGCTTCTTCGAGCTGGCTGACATCGAGAAAAATGCTCGGGAAGGTAAGAAGGGCAAACCGGTCTCTCCGATCGCGCTGGAGGCGGTCAGACGCCTCGATGCGTTGTTCGAGATCGAGCGCGCCATCAATGGCTGCGGCGCCGACGAGCGGCGCGCCGTGCGCCAGGAAAAGAGCAAGCCGCTTCTCGAGGACATGCACGCCTGGTTGCTGCGTGAGCGCGAAACCCTCTCGCGCTCCTCCGAGGTCCTGAAGCCTATGAACTACATGCTCAGGCGCTGGGACGACTTCGCCCGCTTCCTCGACGATGGCAGGATCTGCTTGACCAACAATTGCGCTGAGCGCGCATTGAGGGGCATCGCATTGGGAAGGCGCAACTGGACCTTCGCCGGCAGCCAGCGTGGCGCCGACCGTGCCGCCATCATGCTGACGATGATCACGACCTGTCGCCTCAACGACGTCGATCCCAAGGCCTGGCTCGCCGACGTCCTCGCCCGTATCGCCGATCTTCCCGCGTCGCGTCTGCACGAACTGCTGCCCTGGGAATGGAAGCTCCTGCGCCAAGCCGACAAGCCCGCCGGTCAGCAGGCCGCCTGA
- a CDS encoding phosphatase PAP2 family protein, with protein MTNSETVLPSVSAARKQSGITEANVLWLIVGIMIAIDAVWLRRSGIGISVGPAFVVGLTTLVALHLIYSRLRPNRRIAQFALTSMQLVAFTAAGTVLVYLTVTSKFPLIDRQLETADAAIGFNWLTFFDWVKRHPALDRAFGIVYDSSIFQIFILLLILNATGRFEQARDFTWLFVLTLLIVVVFAWLFPAESAWAHFGVEDRVDAYHLADFFALRAGQMKEITLAKANGLITFPSFHAALGLILILATKRTFLFLIFLPLNVAMIVSALTSGGHYLIDIFAGLAVVPVAALIWRSLKRLTEATS; from the coding sequence ATGACCAATTCCGAAACGGTATTGCCGTCGGTTTCAGCCGCCCGGAAGCAATCGGGGATCACAGAGGCGAATGTGCTTTGGCTGATCGTAGGCATCATGATCGCCATCGACGCAGTGTGGCTCAGACGGTCTGGGATCGGGATTTCCGTCGGACCAGCGTTTGTCGTGGGACTGACAACTCTGGTTGCCCTCCATCTGATCTACAGTAGGCTTCGGCCTAACAGGCGAATTGCACAGTTCGCACTGACGTCTATGCAGTTGGTGGCGTTTACCGCCGCCGGCACGGTTCTCGTCTACCTGACCGTGACTTCTAAATTCCCATTAATCGACCGACAGTTAGAGACGGCCGACGCTGCAATTGGCTTCAACTGGCTCACGTTCTTCGATTGGGTAAAACGTCATCCAGCGTTAGATCGAGCATTCGGTATCGTTTACGATAGCTCCATATTTCAAATATTCATTCTGCTCCTGATACTGAATGCCACCGGTCGATTTGAACAGGCGCGAGACTTCACTTGGCTGTTCGTTTTGACGCTCCTAATCGTCGTAGTCTTTGCATGGTTGTTTCCGGCCGAAAGTGCCTGGGCGCATTTCGGCGTCGAAGACCGTGTTGACGCCTACCATCTAGCAGATTTCTTTGCGCTGCGAGCGGGACAGATGAAAGAGATCACGCTGGCCAAGGCTAACGGTCTCATCACCTTCCCCTCCTTCCACGCTGCGCTTGGTTTGATTCTCATCCTTGCCACCAAACGGACCTTCCTTTTTCTGATCTTCTTACCTCTTAATGTTGCGATGATCGTTTCGGCGCTCACATCAGGTGGCCACTATTTGATCGACATCTTCGCTGGTCTAGCTGTTGTTCCGGTTGCTGCATTGATCTGGCGATCATTGAAGCGACTGACGGAAGCAACTAGTTGA